Genomic DNA from Setaria italica strain Yugu1 chromosome V, Setaria_italica_v2.0, whole genome shotgun sequence:
ACTCCTTTGCAAGGAGAACCGATGGAtccttcctttttcttgctTCAAGATCGTTTCCGCATTATCTAGCCTTAGAAATGCAGGTAGTTGGAGGCCTTGAAGTAGAACTGACCTTTTCTTGATAGGTGATAGGGACCTCGGAACCCCAAGCAAGCTGATCTTAAGCAATGTATTGGGCTACGAGCTCTCCAGAGGCAACTCCCACATCCCACACTTCTCTTCATCTTGTGCTCTGCAGACATTTGACGGAGCATGGAGGTGCAGGTACGAATACCTCCTTGTCTTCTATAGAATATGTTGTTTTGATTTCCGCTATTTCCGCAGTCTTTGAGTCTGACTGAAGCAAAAACGTGGTTAGAAAATTGATTGGAAAATCGTAGCAAAAAACATAGTAAGATTTGACCTGCTGAAACAGTCCAATTCAGTTTACGCCTGGCTCTAATAAAAATTTGTTCTCTGCTTTCTCTCTCTAATCTTATGACTTCATTCATTCCAAAATGGCAGGCGGAATCACCAGCAAATAAGGAGATAGGACCAGAAGGATAGAGGGAAAATACTGGTTCATGGCGCCGGCTTGCATAATACCAAACATGGATGGGCAATCAGGGAAAACGATGCAGAGTCTGCCTGATACACTGTCATCCCTCATGGGGTTCAACAAGTACCTCACACCCAGTTGGATTGAATCGGTGTCTCACATCATCAAGGAGTTGTCACCGACCGATGCAAAGGCGAAAGTAATGGTTCAGATGACTCAAAATATTGGTCCTGATGATGCAGAATCAGACACTAAAGTTGTAAAGGTTCAAGGTACGCAGTTTGATTCTTTCCCTGAAAAGCTCTAAACATTTGTGaatattctttccttttctGGACATATAACAGATGAAGAAAGCAGATAACACTGCAGTATGCGGTTCTGGTTCTTTCTGCAAAAGTTCTTAACATTTCTACATAATTTTCTCTGTTTTTGGTCATATGACAGATGAACTGGTTTCACTGAATGCTCAACTAAAGCAGATAACAGTGCAGAGGAGACAGTCACTAAATAACTATTTGGATCTGAAAGGTAGAAATTTGTTCTAATTTACCACTCACATGAACAAGATCGTGCTTGGGTTGTTAAATGTCACGAAAAGTAATGGCAGTTGGTTACCTATTAATTGCCATGTATTCATTCTCCAGGAAATATAAGGGTGTTCTGTCGTGTAAGACCTTTTCACCATGAAGAGAGTTACCAATCCAAAACTCTATTCACCCTGGATGAGAGTAATGTATTCCTAAAAGTTGCTGAAACCAAGATAAAGCAATACAAGTTTGACAAGGTTTTCAACCAATGCTCAACACAAGGTACTAAATCACTTTTTCCTTTTATAGGAGTGTAGTGCTAAGTGAAAGATTTCAATGCAAATCAACTTACAACAATCCGTTTTGTAGGTGATGTATTTGCTGAAATTGAACCAGTGATAAAATCTGCTTTAGATGGCTATAATGTTTGTATATTCGCCTATGGTCAGACAGGCAGTGGAAAAACTTATACCATGGTAAGATTTACTTCATTAAAGTCCTCACCTGCTTCATATGCAAAAGAACAAATGAAAAACCCTAACTACAAGCAACCGCGAAACTAACTGAACTTTTTTTGTGCTTGTATTCATTACCACATGAATTAGGAAGGCAAGCCTACAGCTACAGATCTAGGTGTAATACCACGTGGGATTCAAGCACTATTTGATCGAGCTTCAGAAAGCCACAGAAGGTTTCTGTTCACTTTCAGTATGCTCGAGATTTACATGGGAAACCTACGAGACCTGCTAGTTCCTGGAAGCAAGACACATGGTTTTAAGAAAGTGCCGAGGTAATTTATAACTCTTTCTAACATATGTTGGAAGGGCTACCTTGTTGCAAGTCAAGTATTGAGCGGCTGGAAAAATTGCAACACCATTTGGTTCACTTGATAGTTCTGGAAAATTATCAGTGCTACTGTAGTGCACCTGTCCCTCAGGCTGCCTAGCAGTGCAGCACAACCAACAAATGAACGCAGTCATAAAAATGTGGCATTAATGTATAGGCAACCTGTAAATATGCAAAGAATAAAGTTCAACATGTACACCATAAAAGGATCTAGATCGGAAGAGAAATCTGCAGTCATCCACTTGGCATGAATTGCCATAAGCGTTACTTGTACAAATTTTGTTACCGCAGGTTAAGTGACTTACATCTGTGCACACCGATCACCTCTttgtcttctcttttctttgtttttttttttttgaagtaaacAATTCTTTACTGAGTCTCTGTATACAGCCTTTCCATCAAAACAGATCCTGACGGCGGCATTGAGATTGAAAACCTGGTGGCAGTTACTGTGAATAGTTTCCAAGAAGTAAAAAGACTATATGAAGTGGGGACCCGCCTTAGATCAACAGCATACACTATGGCTAATTCTACATCAAGCAGATCTCACTGGTAATTTTCATTTTGCTGAAGAAAAATGTGCACTAGTTCTAGAACAACTGAAAAGACACCAGCCAGGGTTGCACCTTATTGAAAGAGTCTCTGAATGAAAAAAATGCATGCTTACTGAAACCTTACTATGCTTGGATAAGAAAGCGGTTGATTTTATTAAAGGAAATGCTATGGAAAGAGTTCCTGCAATGAAGCCTTATACTCTTCTTTATGGAAACAGTTTGATTCGTCTTTCATTGACCTCCTTCGACGCGCCGGAGAGAAAAAAAGCAAGAAACAAATTGTGGATGATTGATCTTGGTGGAAGTGAAAGACTTGTAAAGACAAAAGCAACTGGGAAACGGCTCAAGGAAGGCAAAGCCATAAATTTGTCACTGTCAGCCCTAGGGGATGTGATTGATGCACTTCAAACCAAAAAAGCTCATGTCCCTTATAGGTAAATAAAATCCATGACATAGTAGTATTAGGCAGTTGGCACAACAGATAACAATTTTCTTCCATAAATTTGGGGCACAATAACAATTCACCTTCTCAAATTTTCCAGGAATAGCAAGCTTACACAAGTTCTTAGAGATTCTCTAGGTAAGTAGCATGTCACCACCATTCTAGATAATGCAGAACAATTGTTCCTACCTTATTTTACAACCCAGATATTTAGCccacattgatttttttttcacattgaCAGGATGTGATTCCAAAATGTTGATGCTTGTCCATATCCGCCCAAATGAGAATGACTTGTGTGAAACAATTTGTACCTTGGGTTTCGCAACAAGAGTTAGAAGCATTCGCTTGGAAAATGAAGAGCCACCGGTAAGCTTTTGCCCTATCCATTAGCATCAATATATATGCATGAAAATGAATTAGTAGgttaatttttttccattgcTATGAATTAAGCATTTAGCTTAGTTAATCGCCCAATGGTGGGCTGGTGGCATGCTTTGATTTCCAAAGAACAAATTGGAATAACAGGATGAGAATCTGTTTGATTTCccataaaaaaattcaatttcCCAGAAAAACTATCATAACAGTCTATATGTCCATGTAAATAAGTAATCCAAATTTTATTCATGTGGATTCGCACAATCATTAATGCAAAATCTAATGTTTTGATCTTAAACAGGATGAAAAAGCAAGAAAGGAACATTTATTAACAGAGTTAGAACGGGAGATCAGTGATTTAGAGCAAGAATGTGAAGATATTACTAGAAAGATTAAGAAGCTCGAGGAGACGATGGAGCATTTGAAAGGACCCCAGACATCTGTTAGCACAATTTTTGTCATTTCACAACCATTGAGTGAAGATCTGAAAACTGACATGTCAAAGAATACAAAGAATTCAAAGAATCGAAGAGAAGTTTCTTCTAGGTTACCTAGTTTTATGAAGCCAACAGCTTCTAGCCAGCAGAGGATAGGCTTGACTAAACACATTCCTGTCAGTAACAGGACAAAACCACCAATTCCACCAAAGAGAAGGCCTTCCTCAGTTTATGCTGAGTCTGTAAGGCTGCCAGTAAATCGTACCACTTGGCAGTCAGAATGCAGCTCTGAATGCAGTATCTCCATGACAAGTGACATGAATTGGATGCCAAGCGTACAAGATGGGACAGAATGCAGCCAGCAGGATACATCAGAGTATGAGACCAAACAGGTGATTTTCTCAGAAGATGAGGAATTGTTGCAGGGTCAACTGATTTTGCTTGCAGAATCAGGGAAAatgcagaataaaactgaggaAATGGGCATTATAGACATTGACAGTTGGATTCATCAACAAATCATCGAAAACACCAGCATATGTCAAAGTGAAAACGTTCTAGATATTCCTGAAATAACTGAATATGGAACTTACAATTCTAGTACTGCATCGCCAATTCAGGAATGTATTAAAGGTGGTAAGCAGGCACAAGATGAAGACAGTAACCTGAAACTGCAATCCTCTATGCAAAATGTAGAAGGTATCAAGCAAGCAAAGGCTATTAATCAATTCCCATCAGCGGAATTATGCACTCCTCCCTCAAAAGAACTTTGCAACAATGAAAAAATGAAGGAACATAAAAGTGAAAGGCTTGCATATAATGGGAATTCCAGAAGAACGCTACAGGAAAAGTTGGACAAGTGCATGCCAGAGCAGCCAGACAAGGAATCACTCGAGAAAAAGCCAGAGAAGGAATCGAAAACCGATGCAATCATACAACCTGAAATCAGGCTCCAGGATGAAGAACACTATATAGGTAAAGCTCTGTCCAACATTAGAGAATGTGCTTCCAAGGAAATGTACTTCAAAATAAAAGGGCGTTATACATCTAGTGTAATCTGGATTTTGTTGAAGCTAGTCCTGATAAAACTGAAATCAATGTAGGGGAAAGTATTTGCAAGGAAGCTGTTATGGTAAGGGATGCTTGTCCCTAACCAAAGGGAAACATTGTAAAATACGGACATATTGAAGCAAATAAAATTTGCAGAAAAGGTGAAAAAACCAAAATAtcaatcaagcaatgcttcatttCATATCTGAAAGCTATCTCAGCATATTCACTTCTTGGTCAAGTAACTTGCCGAAATCTGAAAATTGAACCGAATCATGTGTGTAATCTAGAGCTTCTGTCCCTATGTTACTCGGCATCATTCATTTCATATCTGAAGGCATATCAACACACAGAAAAGACGTATATTTGtgtttttagttttttctttttccatttaGAAGTGCTCCTAATTATATCTGAGAGATTATTAGTTATTATACTTCATCTTTTATTGTTCCAGCAAACACTGAAGAAGCTAGGGTATAGAGTCTCTACTTTCTAGAGTGAAAAGGGAATAAGCAGTGAATGTAAACTTCATTACACCCAAACTGAAGCATCAAAGATATGTTTGATAATCAAGAGACTCTCACACAAACAGAAGTGCCTGATTGTTAGATAAGAGCATTGCTTAAAGCTGTGTCTATGATCCTCATCCCACTACGCGTGTGGGCGCGCGCACTTAGGTCAAATATGTAAACCTCTGCTCTCTAatgatattgtcatataacTCTAACTACATAAACCCCAATGTCTAGAATTAAATACCACGATATGCTCATTTTGTGTCCACTCTTGCACACTTACACTTATACCAATGGGCATATTGCGTTACACCTGATCTAGAAGCTCTATATCTACTGATTGAGTTCATCATAAAAGCAGCGTTCACTGATTTTGTTCTTCTCTACAGATAAGTCGACAAAGTTCTTTCGAGCTCTTCGAACAGCATGGGTCGGTGCTCTTCTAGGGCTGGGCATTATGAGCCTTGGATTAGAGCAAGACTTCTTCCAGAGCTTGACGCTCTAAGTTAACTAGAATTTCATCACTTTAAGGGGGTTCTAAGAGGTAGTATTCAATTTTAAGAGTAACTACTTCCGACAAACTATGTTCTCACTATGTCAAATGCCACAATGAAATGTACACAGCCAATTTGTCCTAAATAGTTGCTTTGATTACAGATGGATACTCTTAGGTCAACTGGAAAATAAAATGGAAGAAAGGACAAGAAAGAACAGACGATTATATGATAATTTTGACGTGTCACCGTCATACAATTATTGTTACAGTATTAAAAAAACTATTGCAATATTAACTCGGAGGAAGAGTTATTTACAACCCTATCAAAAAAGTTATTGCAATATACTAACTCAGAGGAAGAGTTATTTACATCTCCAATGTTATTTCAGCCGCATGGCATCTGCACATGCCACATATATGACTGTTATTATGCCATCTTTAAGAATTAAGACAGCAGCTTACGCTACAATGCTAGAGAACTTTGAGCTAAAGCTGAAAAGATAATGGCCTATTTGTTCTATATATGTGCAAAAGGAGAAGCCTGGGGAGACGATTATCAATTTATATCAAGTCACAAGCCCGTATAGATGGCTCCTGTACCTGCAACCAAACTACCAAAGGTCCATGGATCAAAGGTTTTGAGCTTTGACCTTGTTTATGCAACTACCACCTACTCTAAGTCCAATCCTTTCTTGAGCCTCAGCAAATTCCCATGACGCAAATGTTTACCACAGGCTGAGTGTAAATAAATTATCGATCCTTCCTCAACGGAAAAAAGTGTGACCAATACGTGGACATAATCAGTGAAATTCAAGTTACCATCATTGACCAATTCGTTGTGGCGTCGATGTCATATAAAGCATCAGATATCTTCTTTACATGACAATGCGACTCTAGGAGTGACTCTTGAACCATGCCATGAAGTGCAAATTCAGGCTGCAACATCAATAATGCTCTTAGGGATCTTAGCCTTCTTCAATAGCATGCGGTAGTTCAGGGAGCACAGCGACAAAACCAACTGATTTCATATTGGCGTTGATCTCACATAATACTTTACATATCCTATGTAAGCAAGGATGAGATCCATCTCTAGCAGTGAACTCATGAACCATACCATCGATTTCAATAGAACTTGCCCCTGGCACATTCCTTAGCCCCCTTTCTTTCATTGCCTTTCGAAGTTTCCTAACATCATCCCACCTCTCCTGTTCTGCATAAATATTCGACAGGAGAATATAGTTCCCACTGTTGTGAGGCTCAAGGTCAATTAAATGCAATAAAGCTTGTTCTCCAAGGCCAGCGTCACCATGGGTCCTAGCAGCAGCAAGAAGAGCTCCCCATATTGCTGCATTTGCCTTGAAAGGCATCTCCTGAACCAAATCCTGAGCCTCCTTTAAACAACCAGCACGACCAAGTATATCAACCATGCACCCATAATGCTCAACACATGGCTTCATCCCATACTGGGACACCATGACATTGAAATACCAGCGGCCCAAATCAGTCAGTCCAACATGGCTACACGCTGAGAGGACAGCAAGAAAAGTGACATCATTTGGCGCCACATTCTCCCTCACCATCCTGTGAAACATTTCAACAGCTTGCAAACCAAGACCATGCAATGCGAATCCAGCAATCAGTGTTGTCCAAGTCACGACGCTCTTCTCTTGCATACCCTCAAACACATCCACTGCCTTCTCGATACACCCGCATTTCATGTACATGTCAATGATCGCATTCATCAATGGTATCTTCTGGAATAATCCCCGCCTCACCACAAACATGTGCACCCACTCCCCTAGATCAACCGCACCCAAATCCCCACATGCCGACAAAACTGACAGCAAAGCCACCCCATCAGGCTCAATCCCCTCTTCCACCTGCATCCTCCGGAACACCTCTACCGCTTCCTCTGGCTGCTTCATCTGTGCGTACGCCCCAATCATAATTGTCCACGACACCACATTCCTCTTTGGCGTTACATCAAACAGCTCGCGCGCGCGGACCAGGTCCCCGGACTTCACGTACCCCGCGATCATAACATTCCAGGCCACCACGTCCCTACCTCGCATCTCGTCGAACACCCTGCGCGCGGCGGAGATGCGTCCGCAGGCGCAGTACACCTGGACCAGGCTGGCGGAGACGTGCGCGTCGGAGGCCGCGAGGCCGGCGCGGAGGAGTAGGGAGTGGAGCTGCGGCCCGAGGAGGCTCccgcggaggagcggcggcgggaggcgtgCGGCGGCCCTGAGGGAGACGGAGGGGTGCACGTGGCGCAGAAGGGCGGCAGGGTGGGAGCGGTGGCGGGAAGCGAGGcggagggaggcgaggaggagcgcggaGAGGAGTCgcgggtggcggtggccgccgcgggggaggaggaaggcgtGCGCCTGAAGGAGCTGGCGCGGGGAGGCGACGCgcgggaggagggagagcaCACGGTGGAACGCAGggggcagaggcggcggcggcggcggcatgcgggggttggcggcgtggcgctggcgccgccgttGTGGCCGGCGGGTTGCCGCAGCTTGTGCGGTTGTGGCGCGGGATTTCGGGAATTTTGGTGGGTTGTGTACTTGTGTGGTGGGTGAATTTGAGCGAAATAGAGCCCAGGATACCAAATGGGCCTGGGTTCTAGAGTTAGGCTGGGCGAAATATTAGGCCAGACCTGATGACGGGCCTGGGTTTTCGAGTTGGGCTAGGCGAAATGTTCGGCCGGACCTCAGTCTCCCTGGCCTATGTGTATGATGATGatatttgatttgtttttttttcgtgTCCCCTCGTTTTATTTCGCCACACGCGCTAGTAAATAAGAAAAACAAAGTTTGCAGCAATCAGCTGAATAACCACGGTTTACAGTACAATTCAGCAGCGTTTTACGGTTTACTGCATTTTTCTTAAGTTTTCTGTCGAAGTCCTCCAAAGTGCTACGTCAACGCCGAGTCCTCTCGCCGATGATGTCAGCCCAACTTTCGACGTTCTTCATAAGAAACTGCTCGTCTGACAGTGGCCTCCCACCTCCCCTGTTCTCTgcctccgcgccgcctcccGTGCCCCCCGCGGCGGAGATGGGCGTCCCGGCATTCTACCGGTGGCTGGCGGAGAAGTAcccgatggtggtggtggacgtggcggaggaggaggccgtgcgGATCGAGGGCGTCAGGGTGCCCGTCGACGCCTCCAGGCCCAACCCCAACGGCCTCGAGTACGACAACCTCTACCTCGACATGAACAACATCATACACCCCTGCTTCCACCCGGAGGACAGGGTAAGTACGGCTCAGTTCCTGGCTctcttcctttttgtttttttcggTTTCCTCTCTCCTCGACGTGTTTAGATTGCTACGTAGAGCGTGACTGAGCAggccagcaggcagcagggTGTTAGATGATGCCGCTCGATGTATGCGCGGCAACCAGTTATGCTTGCTTACTGGTGAGATGAGAGGTTAGAACGATGAACGGAAGAATTGGTGCCGTTTAGCTTGTACTCTGTTACTGTCAGAGTGTCAGGAAACTATTTGCTGCTAACAAACGGAGCCATGGAAGATGGAACTGTCTTCAAGAAAGTCTTGCAGACGGCGGAAACGCGGAAGGATATTATAGCTGGTTCAAATATTCGAGGGGTATTTTGGATACCAGTGAACTAAAGTTTAAAGTTTACGGTCATGTTACATCGGAGGTTTGGTCagtaattagaagtattaaacatagactaatgataaaactaattgcataaacgagggttaattcgcgagatgaatctattaagcctaattaatccataattagcacatatttactgtagcatcacatggactaattaagctgaatagattcgtctcgcgaattagccctcatttatgcaattagttttatcattagactatatttaatactcctaattagtgtgcaAACATCCCATGtaatagggactaaagtttagccaggGGCCTTGGGTCACCGAGATTTGGTCCACCTCCATTTTCAAATATAAGACATCCATGCACTCAAAATTTAAATGACTTTTGGTGATCTTGCTCCTACTTTGAAGTGCAATTGTGTTTTTACCCTTATTTTTTCTACTTTGTAATTTTGCCCTCAACTATTCGCAAGTCAACGCAATTTTACCCTTGATTTTTGCATATTTGTCCTTATTTTGATCATTGACTAGGGACAAAATCGCATTAACTTATGTATAGTCGAGGCCAAAATCACACGGTTGAGAAAATGACTAaatgagggcaaaatcacaattatGCATCAAAGCAAGGGTAAGAACACAAGTACTCCAGCATTCTATATACACTTACATGTTTATCTAATTCTTCTCAAAATTAACAGAACTAATTCGATTGGTGGATCAGTTAAAGTGAACTCCTTAGCCTTTATAGCATTAGGAGTGGAGGTGAGCCGATCTTAAATGGGTCGACTCGGATTCTAAAAGGACAACCTCTTCTATGCGTTAGGACCTTGGCATGCTTTTTTAAGTAGTCTTGAGCTGTGGTACAGCGGGCTTCCGTTTTGAATGTGCTTACTGTGAAATTTATATTGGGTGCTTATAAGTATGCGAATATTGATGAAAATTTTCATGGTAAGTTTCCCAAATTTTGTCCCCGTTTCCAGATTTTCTCCTGGTTTGGTGTTAGATGCCTGTTGTATACGGTGCCGGTCAGTACGAGATCTTTCAATTCTTGCCTCATCCCTATCCATAATTGCGACCATACCCAAAAAGTGATGAGACCACACGGTCCATATTAATAGCCATGTGGTCCAGCGTGATGATGTCATGCAGCATgagcctctccctctccccatcAGCATGAATTACCACGAGCGCCAAAATCTATATGTTTAAGGCTTCAAAATGCTAATGTGAGGATGCACTAGAGCAATCAGTGATACAAAGTATGGGGAAAGTGATATAGAGCAAGCCTGTGACAAGCAAGGCCAACGCCAAGAGCTCCCTAGCAAAGTGGTGATGGCTCCAGCATGAGAGTCTGTGCCACAAGTTCGTCACGCAATGACGAAAGCGGCCCGAGTACCCACATGGCGTGGAGGAAGAAACATAGGACGACCTCAGAGCCCGGCATAAGGAGCTCAAGCTGAGCTGTCATGGCAGCGATGCTAGGGCTTAGGAGTGAAGGCCTTCCTAGCTCGACGCTCGTCGTGGAATTTCTCCGGGTGGCAAACAACCATCACCGATTTCTCCAACCTCCACCGAATGTAGGTCGCACGACATGTATCCTCTGCATGGTGGATAGGAGGTAGGGTAGCACAATGGTGTGttatggaggaagaaaaattaGGAAAGGAAGGGGATGATGCATGGAGCCCATGTGTCACTCCAGTGACTTAGTGAGGTTGAGAAGGAGTATTGTACGGGTATAAAAAATACGGTAGTCTTCGTTTGAGGCCAACGTTGTTGAAGATATATGGACGAAAATTTACAATGACACCATTACAACCGCACAGTTATTATTTATATTTAAATCGTGACAATCGTAATGGCATGATCAAATTACAAAACCATAAAATAAACCGTAGCAACGCTCAACGGAGTCCTCGCCGACGTCAGCACGATTTGGACAAGTTCTTCGACAGAAGTTGCTCGATGGAGCCCGGCCCGCCAGTGACCATCCCCCTCTTCGTTAGGGTTTAGCGCCTCTTCACCGCTacgcctccgcccgcctcccGTGCTCTCCTACTAGGGTTAGGGTCCGGCGAGGCCACGACCGCGCCGGCGCATCGACAGCGGAGATGGGTGTGCCGGCGTTCTACCGGTGGCTGGCCGAGAAGTAcccgatggtggtggtggacgtggtggaggaggaggctgtggAGATCGAGGGCGTGAAGGTGCCCGTCGACACCTCTAAGCCCAATCCCAACGGCCTCGAGTTCGACAACCTCTACCTTGATATGAATGGTATCATACACCCCTGCTTCCACCCGGAGGACAGGGTAAGTACGGCCTGCTTGCTTCATTCCTTTCCACCCCTTCTCCCCACTCCAGGTGTATTGATTCGGGCTGGGTTGCTTTTGGCTTGGATTGTTTGGGGGTGTGATGAGTCTGAGGCGTATGCGGTAATCATGTGATGGGCTTGTGATTGGTGGCTGGTGAGAGCTTAGAGGGTTGAATTGGTGGGTGTTAGCTTGTTCTCT
This window encodes:
- the LOC101786735 gene encoding kinesin-like protein KIN-14B isoform X2, which encodes MAPACIIPNMDGQSGKTMQSLPDTLSSLMGFNKYLTPSWIESVSHIIKELSPTDAKAKVMVQMTQNIGPDDAESDTKVVKVQDELVSLNAQLKQITVQRRQSLNNYLDLKGNIRVFCRVRPFHHEESYQSKTLFTLDESNVFLKVAETKIKQYKFDKVFNQCSTQGDVFAEIEPVIKSALDGYNVCIFAYGQTGSGKTYTMEGKPTATDLGVIPRGIQALFDRASESHRRFLFTFSMLEIYMGNLRDLLVPGSKTHGFKKVPSLSIKTDPDGGIEIENLVAVTVNSFQEVKRLYEVGTRLRSTAYTMANSTSSRSHCLIRLSLTSFDAPERKKARNKLWMIDLGGSERLVKTKATGKRLKEGKAINLSLSALGDVIDALQTKKAHVPYRNSKLTQVLRDSLGCDSKMLMLVHIRPNENDLCETICTLGFATRVRSIRLENEEPPDEKARKEHLLTELEREISDLEQECEDITRKIKKLEETMEHLKGPQTSVSTIFVISQPLSEDLKTDMSKNTKNSKNRREVSSRLPSFMKPTASSQQRIGLTKHIPVSNRTKPPIPPKRRPSSVYAESVRLPVNRTTWQSECSSECSISMTSDMNWMPSVQDGTECSQQDTSEYETKQVIFSEDEELLQGQLILLAESGKMQNKTEEMGIIDIDSWIHQQIIENTSICQSENVLDIPEITEYGTYNSSTASPIQECIKGGKQAQDEDSNLKLQSSMQNVEGIKQAKAINQFPSAELCTPPSKELCNNEKMKEHKSERLAYNGNSRRTLQEKLDKCMPEQPDKESLEKKPEKESKTDAIIQPEIRLQDEEHYIGESICKEAVMVRDACP
- the LOC101772052 gene encoding pentatricopeptide repeat-containing protein At5g56310 is translated as MPPPPPPLPPAFHRVLSLLPRVASPRQLLQAHAFLLPRGGHRHPRLLSALLLASLRLASRHRSHPAALLRHVHPSVSLRAAARLPPPLLRGSLLGPQLHSLLLRAGLAASDAHVSASLVQVYCACGRISAARRVFDEMRGRDVVAWNVMIAGYVKSGDLVRARELFDVTPKRNVVSWTIMIGAYAQMKQPEEAVEVFRRMQVEEGIEPDGVALLSVLSACGDLGAVDLGEWVHMFVVRRGLFQKIPLMNAIIDMYMKCGCIEKAVDVFEGMQEKSVVTWTTLIAGFALHGLGLQAVEMFHRMVRENVAPNDVTFLAVLSACSHVGLTDLGRWYFNVMVSQYGMKPCVEHYGCMVDILGRAGCLKEAQDLVQEMPFKANAAIWGALLAAARTHGDAGLGEQALLHLIDLEPHNSGNYILLSNIYAEQERWDDVRKLRKAMKERGLRNVPGASSIEIDGMVHEFTARDGSHPCLHRICKVLCEINANMKSVGFVAVLPELPHAIEEG
- the LOC101786735 gene encoding kinesin-like protein KIN-14B isoform X1; translated protein: MAPACIIPNMDGQSGKTMQSLPDTLSSLMGFNKYLTPSWIESVSHIIKELSPTDAKAKVMVQMTQNIGPDDAESDTKVVKVQDELVSLNAQLKQITVQRRQSLNNYLDLKGNIRVFCRVRPFHHEESYQSKTLFTLDESNVFLKVAETKIKQYKFDKVFNQCSTQGDVFAEIEPVIKSALDGYNVCIFAYGQTGSGKTYTMEGKPTATDLGVIPRGIQALFDRASESHRRFLFTFSMLEIYMGNLRDLLVPGSKTHGFKKVPSLSIKTDPDGGIEIENLVAVTVNSFQEVKRLYEVGTRLRSTAYTMANSTSSRSHCLIRLSLTSFDAPERKKARNKLWMIDLGGSERLVKTKATGKRLKEGKAINLSLSALGDVIDALQTKKAHVPYRNSKLTQVLRDSLGCDSKMLMLVHIRPNENDLCETICTLGFATRVRSIRLENEEPPDEKARKEHLLTELEREISDLEQECEDITRKIKKLEETMEHLKGPQTSVSTIFVISQPLSEDLKTDMSKNTKNSKNRREVSSRLPSFMKPTASSQQRIGLTKHIPVSNRTKPPIPPKRRPSSVYAESVRLPVNRTTWQSECSSECSISMTSDMNWMPSVQDGTECSQQDTSEYETKQVIFSEDEELLQGQLILLAESGKMQNKTEEMGIIDIDSWIHQQIIENTSICQSENVLDIPEITEYGTYNSSTASPIQECIKGGKQAQDEDSNLKLQSSMQNVEGIKQAKAINQFPSAELCTPPSKELCNNEKMKEHKSERLAYNGNSRRTLQEKLDKCMPEQPDKESLEKKPEKESKTDAIIQPEIRLQDEEHYIDKSTKFFRALRTAWVGALLGLGIMSLGLEQDFFQSLTL